A genomic window from Bradyrhizobium lupini includes:
- a CDS encoding lactonase family protein, whose protein sequence is MLRSTRRIRSGVPRAAIATTLAFLTLISGVRAGMAETFAYVGNADSNDISVFKMAESGEMTPVQTAGFTGVEKPGSSTPLAITPDHRVLIAGVRSQPFLAVSFAIDPKTGQLSHLGNGPLADSMAYIAIDRGGKFLFSASYGGNKVALNPLLANGVAGEPKQVIPTGLNAHAFLPSPDNRFAFATNLGSDQILAFTFDATTGTLTPSDPPAHKVPEKSGPRHFVFHPNGKFVYLLHELNGDVAAFAYEAKGGAWDEIQRTSALPEGFTGKPWAADIQITPDGRFLYASERTTSTLTAYKVDATTGKLTTIGSVPTEKQPRGFHIDPGGRYLAAVGELSDSMTVYAIDQSSGVLTKLKSYATGKKPNWVEFLSLP, encoded by the coding sequence ATGTTGAGATCGACCCGACGCATCAGATCCGGCGTACCCCGCGCCGCGATCGCCACCACGCTTGCTTTCCTCACTCTCATTTCTGGAGTCCGCGCCGGCATGGCCGAGACGTTCGCCTATGTCGGCAATGCCGACAGTAACGACATCAGCGTGTTCAAGATGGCCGAGAGCGGCGAGATGACGCCCGTGCAGACGGCCGGCTTCACCGGCGTCGAAAAGCCCGGCTCCTCGACGCCGCTCGCGATCACGCCCGACCATCGCGTGCTGATCGCCGGTGTCCGCTCGCAGCCGTTTCTCGCGGTGAGCTTTGCGATCGATCCGAAGACCGGCCAGCTCAGCCATCTCGGCAACGGCCCGCTCGCCGACAGCATGGCCTACATCGCCATCGACCGCGGCGGCAAATTCCTGTTCAGCGCCTCCTATGGCGGCAACAAGGTCGCGCTGAATCCGCTGCTCGCCAACGGCGTCGCAGGCGAACCGAAGCAGGTGATCCCGACCGGGCTGAACGCGCACGCCTTCCTGCCCTCGCCCGACAACCGCTTCGCGTTCGCGACCAATCTCGGCTCCGACCAGATCCTGGCCTTCACGTTCGATGCCACGACCGGCACGCTCACGCCGAGCGATCCGCCGGCCCACAAGGTGCCGGAGAAATCGGGACCCCGGCATTTCGTGTTCCACCCCAACGGCAAGTTCGTCTATCTCCTGCACGAGCTAAACGGCGACGTCGCGGCGTTCGCCTATGAGGCCAAGGGCGGCGCATGGGACGAGATCCAGCGCACCAGCGCGCTGCCCGAAGGATTTACCGGAAAGCCCTGGGCAGCCGACATCCAAATCACCCCCGACGGCCGTTTCCTCTACGCCTCCGAGCGCACCACCAGCACGCTCACCGCCTACAAGGTCGATGCAACCACCGGCAAGCTGACCACCATCGGCAGCGTGCCGACCGAGAAGCAGCCACGCGGCTTCCATATCGATCCCGGCGGGCGCTACCTTGCCGCCGTGGGCGAGCTCTCCGACAGCATGACGGTCTATGCCATCGACCAGAGCAGCGGGGTGCTGACCAAGCTGAAATCCTACGCCACCGGCAAGAAGCCGAACTGGGTGGAGTTTTTGAGCCTGCCGTGA
- a CDS encoding efflux RND transporter periplasmic adaptor subunit has product MRSLPARSVSRHLVALAGLLLLSAQPAAAADDDAPKGPAVTVLKVAKSCFSDIVEGTGTIIAREASSVRPERPGLKVTEVLAEAGDTTTAGRVLARLALPEGGTLQVTAPVAGVIATSTAQIGNLASAKGEALFTIVARSEYDLVALVATSDMRKLAVNQVATVRIAGAGDIDGKVRRIGPTVEPNIQQGMVYIGISSQKRLLLNASGRALIKSGQSCNVAVPLTSVQYSSAGTVVQVIRRNRVETKRVEVGLMSGGNIEIRDGLNEGDIVVARAGALLREGDPVRTVMATEAAK; this is encoded by the coding sequence ATGCGATCATTGCCTGCGCGTTCTGTTTCCAGACATCTCGTTGCGCTCGCCGGACTGCTGTTGCTGTCGGCCCAGCCCGCTGCCGCCGCCGATGACGACGCGCCCAAGGGGCCGGCGGTCACGGTGCTGAAGGTCGCAAAATCCTGTTTCTCCGACATCGTCGAGGGCACCGGCACCATCATCGCGCGCGAGGCAAGCTCGGTGCGGCCGGAGCGGCCCGGCCTGAAGGTGACAGAGGTGCTGGCGGAAGCCGGCGACACCACCACCGCAGGCCGGGTGCTGGCGCGGCTGGCACTGCCCGAGGGCGGCACGCTTCAGGTCACCGCCCCCGTGGCAGGCGTGATCGCGACGTCGACCGCGCAGATCGGCAACCTCGCCTCCGCCAAGGGCGAGGCGCTGTTCACGATCGTGGCGCGCAGCGAGTACGATCTCGTCGCCCTCGTCGCGACCAGCGATATGCGCAAGCTCGCGGTCAACCAGGTGGCGACCGTGCGCATCGCCGGCGCCGGCGATATCGACGGCAAGGTGCGCCGCATCGGCCCGACGGTCGAGCCGAACATCCAGCAGGGCATGGTCTATATCGGCATCTCCTCGCAGAAGCGGCTGTTGCTGAATGCGAGCGGGCGCGCACTGATCAAGTCGGGCCAGAGCTGCAACGTCGCGGTGCCGCTGACCTCGGTGCAGTATTCCTCCGCCGGCACCGTCGTGCAGGTGATCCGCCGCAACCGCGTCGAGACCAAGCGCGTCGAGGTCGGACTGATGTCGGGCGGCAATATCGAGATTCGCGACGGCCTCAACGAGGGCGATATCGTCGTCGCCCGCGCCGGCGCGCTGCTGCGCGAAGGAGATCCGGTGCGCACGGTGATGGCCACGGAAGCGGCGAAGTAG